GCGATTCAATGCCTAACGTCATCAGATTCCGGACTAGATTCACAACGGCCAGTACCGCCAGCACTGTAAAAGCAAGGATGTATATCTAATGCAGCATGTCAGTCTCCAGTAACGCGATCGAGTTCACAATTTTATGGCTTTTACGGATCAACGATGGACGCTACGCCACCGTTGAGGATTCAAGAGTAATGTCTATTAAAAACGCACCATCAACGCACAGGTTTAGTCCAAGTCCAAGTCCGTGGGATGTTCCCGGCGATATCGCATTCCGACCTTCCAGCACTCGGCTACTAAGTTGTGCCAAGGTACCATGATGGATGCTTCCACTCCAACCTGACCATCGGTTGCATTCAGTAACATCTGAGCAGTGCTGACCTCTTGCTGGGCCTGAATTACGCGCGCCAGCAAATCAGCCTGCGCAGTAGGCTCTAAAAAGTCAATCGTGTGCGCTTCGAGGAGCGATCGCGATCGCTGGAACCAGTACTGGAAGTCCTCTAAAAGGGGTTCCAGCAAGACTTTAAGCAAATCGGACTCGGATGAATTTGAGTTAGGCATTAAACCGAACGATTCGAATTTCTAGCTTACATCGTCATCTTAATATAATTTACGTTTCGCAACAATTTTTGATGCTAGTGCCCAATCAAGCCTCTAGTCAGGCGTCCAAGGTAAGCATTGATGCCGATGTATGGCTGAATTCCTGGATGGAAAATTGCTTCAAAGCACGGTGAATAGACGGTTTAGGGCATATTTACTACGTTCTATTGGTTGTGCCACTCGTTGCCACAAACACTCGCTACCTGAACTCGGATTTGCAGATTGTTTTAATGTTTTCCAGTCTGGAATACCGCTCACGCTCCTCATCAGAGTGATAAAATCTCGTTGTTTTAACTGAAAAGCCGCTGAATCATTAGAAACGCGAGAGAAACCTTTCCTCTGGTCCATACTTTGGCCTATCAAATTTATTTTGTTCACTATATGGATCAAAAGCACCGCAATGCCGAACCGTAGAACTATCGTTAAAAGCCTTGTTGCAGGCGCAACCGCTGCCGGAGTGCTGAGTGCCTGTGGGCAAACCCAAAGCACGAGTTCCTCAAGCGCAACCTCCCCAAGTGCGCCTTCGGTGCGATGGCGGATGGCGACTAGTTGGCCTAAGTCGTTAGACACAATCTTCGGCGGTGCTGAAACCCTGTGCAATCGAGTCCGAGAAATGACTGGAGGTCGATTTGACATCACTCCCTTTGCTGCGGGTGAAATTGTGCCAGGATTGCAAGTTTTGGATGCGGTGCAAGCGGGCACGGTGGAATGCGGCCATACCGCCAGCTACTACTACGTCGGCAAGAACCCCAGCCTTGGCTTTGGTACCTCCATGCCCTTTGGCTTGACGGCTCAACA
This genomic window from Synechococcales cyanobacterium T60_A2020_003 contains:
- a CDS encoding DUF2605 domain-containing protein; its protein translation is MPNSNSSESDLLKVLLEPLLEDFQYWFQRSRSLLEAHTIDFLEPTAQADLLARVIQAQQEVSTAQMLLNATDGQVGVEASIMVPWHNLVAECWKVGMRYRREHPTDLDLD